A genomic stretch from Peromyscus eremicus chromosome 6, PerEre_H2_v1, whole genome shotgun sequence includes:
- the LOC131913880 gene encoding guanylate-binding protein 1-like has product MNSNSRQRTSMNMALKVYMPEPLCLIENVKGQLKPNQKALEILSAITQPVVVVAIVGLYRTGKSYLMNKLAGKKKGFSLGSTVKAHTKGIWMWCVPHPHKKDHTLVLLDTEGLGDIAKGDNQNDSWIFALAVLLSSTFVYNSMGAINQQAMDQLHYVTELTDRIRARTSPDQEDEVEDSAEFVSFFPDFVWSLRDMTLKMEVDGFHVTADEYLENSLKLKEGTCKEVETYNLPRLCIRKFFPKKKCFTFYPPTEWKKLSQLETLQENEIDSDFLKQVAEFCLYIFNHCKAKTLPGGIPVNGPRLESLVLTYVEAICSGDLPCMENAVLALAKIENSAAVQKATAHYDQQMSQRVQLPTETLQELLDHHRTCEKEAIEIFLSTSFKDEDHSFQKELWSQLEERWDDFCKRNLEASSNHCWELLHNIFRPLEEGVRQGTYYKPGGYCLFAQETERLKKKYYGEPKKGIQAEEVLQKYLQSKEAVSNAILQTDQSLTEKEKEIEVERKKTESAMAAAKLLEETQKKNEKLMEQKERSYQEHLRQLTQKMENDRIQLKAEQERTLALKLQEQKQLLQEGFREESRKLQEEMKNVEKRYKEKSIIFCTINRM; this is encoded by the exons ATGAACAGCAATAGTAG ACAGAGAACCTCAATGAACATGGCCCTAAAGGTCTACATGCCAGAGCCCCTGTGTCTCATTGAGAATGTGAAAGGACAACTGAAGCCTAATCAGAAGGCCCTGGAGATCCTGTCGGCCATCACacagccagtggtggtggtggccatCGTGGGCCTCTACCGCACAGGCAAATCCTACCTGATGAACAAGctggctgggaagaagaaag GCTTCTCTCTGGGCTCCACAGTGAAGGCTCATACAAAAGGAATCTGGATGTGGTGTGTGCCTCATCCCCACAAGAAAGACCACACACTTGTTCTGCTTGACACTGAGGGCCTGGGCGATATTGCAAAA GGAGACAACCAGAATGATTCCTGGATCTTTGCCCTGGCTGTACTTCTGAGCAGCACCTTTGTGTACAACAGCATGGGAGCCATCAACCAGCAGGCCATGGACCAGCTACA CTATGTGACAGAGCTGACAGATCGCATCAGAGCAAGGACCTCACCTGACCAGGAGGATGAGGTGGAGGACTCAGCTGAGTTTGTGAGCTTCTTCCCTGACTTCGTGTGGAGCCTGAGAGACATGACCTTGAAGATGGAAGTAGATGGATTCCATGTCACAGCAGATGAGTACCTAGAGAATTCGCTGAAACTTAAGGAAG GTACCTGCAAAGAAGTTGAAACATACAACTTGCCCCGACTCTGTATTCGGAAGTTCTTTCCAAAGAAGAAGTGTTTTACCTTCTACCCACCCACTGAGTGGAAAAAGCTCTCCCAGCTGGAGACACTGCAAGAAAATGAGATCGATTCTGATTTTCTGAAGCAAGTAGCAGAATTCTGTTTGTATATCTTTAACCATTGCAAAGCCAAAACTCTTCCAGGAGGCATCCCTGTCAATGGCCCAC GATTAGAAAGTCTAGTGCTGACCTATGTTGAAGCCATCTGCAGTGGAGACCTGCCCTGCATGGAGAATGCAGTCCTGGCCTTGGCAAAGATAGAGAACTCAGCTGCAGTGCAAAAGGCCACTGCCCACTATGACCAGCAGATGAGCCAGAGGGTGCAGCTGCCCACAGAGACCCTCCAGGAGCTGCTAGATCATCACAGGACCTGTGAGAAAGAGGCCATAGAAATCTTCCTCAGCACTTCCTTTAAAGATGAAGACCATTCATTCCAAAAGGAATTGTGG TCTCAGCTAGAAGAAAGATGGGATGACTTTTGTAAACGCAATCTGGAAGCATCATCAAACCATTGCTGGGAATTGCTTCACAATATTTTCAGACCTCTTGAAGAAGGTGTGAGGCAAGGCACTTATTATAAGCCAGGAGGTTACTGCCTCTTTGCTCAGGAGACAGAAAGGCTGAAGAAAAAGTACTATGGAGAACCAAAAAAGGGCATACAG gctgaagaggttctacagaAGTATTTACAATCCAAGGAGGCTGTTTCTAATGCAATTTTACAGACAGATCAGAGtctgacagaaaaggaaaaggagattgaag tGGAGCGGAAGAAAACTGAATCTGCAATGGCTGCTGCAAAACTAttggaggaaacacagaagaagaatgagaagctgatggaacagaaagaaaggagttATCAGGAGCACCTGAGACAGCTGACTCAGAAAATGGAGAATGACAGAATCCAGCTAAAGGCAGAGCAAGAGCGGACACTAGCTCTTAAACTTCAG gagcagaaacagctACTCCAAGAGGGGTTCCGAGAAGAGAGCAGAAAACTTCAAGAAGAGATGAAGAATGTGGAGAagagatacaaagaaaaaagtattATCTTCTGCACTATAAATAGAATGTAA